One Malus sylvestris chromosome 14, drMalSylv7.2, whole genome shotgun sequence DNA segment encodes these proteins:
- the LOC126598825 gene encoding uncharacterized protein LOC126598825 has product MAEKTNQAYPLAPANGYRRSDAESLQSADELKRKKRTKLAIYIGIFIVFQILVITALSLTVMKVKTPKVRLGNINVQNFNSAPATPSFDTKFTTQIKVKNTNFGPYKYDAAIVTFLYQGATVGQVSIPKSKAGMLSTKKIDVEVSLSSSALSGTNLGSELNSGVLTLNSAAKLTGKVELMLIMKKKKSSTMDCTMAFDLSSKTLKSLKCK; this is encoded by the coding sequence ATGGCTGAGAAAACCAACCAGGCCTATCCCTTGGCACCAGCAAATGGTTACAGAAGAAGTGATGCAGAGTCTTTGCAATCAGCCGATGAGCTGAAACGCAAGAAGAGAACCAAGTTGGCCATTTATATTGGTATTTTCATTGTGTTTCAGATCTTGGTCATAACTGCGCTGAGTCTCACCGTCATGAAAGTTAAGACCCCAAAGGTCAGGCTAGGCAACATCAACGTCCAAAACTTCAACTCTGCCCCTGCAACACCTTCATTCGACACTAAATTCACAACCCAAATCAAAGTCAAGAATACAAATTTTGGCCCATACAAGTACGATGCTGCCATTGTCACGTTTTTGTACCAAGGTGCGACTGTCGGGCAAGTTTCTATTCCAAAGAGCAAGGCTGGAAtgctttcaaccaaaaaaattgaCGTTGAGGTGAGCTTGAGTTCAAGTGCATTGAGCGGTACCAATCTTGGCAGTGAATTGAACAGTGGGGTATTGACACTCAACAGCGCGGCTAAGTTGACTGGAAAGGTTGAATTGATGCTtatcatgaagaagaagaagtcttcCACCATGGACTGCACCATGGCATTTGATCTGTCATCGAAGAcgctcaaaagtttaaaatgCAAATGA
- the LOC126598824 gene encoding late embryogenesis abundant protein At1g64065-like: protein MADQESQIWPLAPSRLHRRSDEENPTFKAIRRERSNKCFVYVFAGIVLQSIVILVFALVVLRVKSPGFNLSSVQIKTLKSTSSPAASFNATLSTEMAIKNKNFGQYKFEGSSASLWYGEFKVGEAKFAKGSVKARGTRKVNLSIEVRSNRLPKDVQIGGLGSEINSGYLNISSYAKISGRVHLMNIMKKRKTIDMNCTMVLVLKNKTVKDLVCK from the coding sequence ATGGCAGATCAAGAGAGCCAAATCTGGCCATTAGCACCATCCAGATTACACCGCCGAAGCGATGAAGAAAACCCCACTTTCAAAGCCATACGCAGAGAAAGAAGCAACAAATGTTTCGTCTACGTCTTCGCAGGCATCGTCCTTCAAAGCATAGTCATCCTTGTCTTTGCTTTGGTTGTTCTTCGCGTCAAATCCCCCGGTTTCAATCTCAGCTCTGTCCAGATCAAAACTCTGAAGTCCACATCTTCTCCAGCAGCTTCGTTCAACGCAACGTTATCTACTGAGATGGCGATAAAGAACAAAAACTTTGGGCAGTACAAGTTTGAGGGGAGCAGCGCGAGCTTGTGGTACGGAGAGTTCAAAGTCGGCGAAGCTAAATTTGCAAAGGGTAGCGTGAAAGCGAGAGGGACTCGGAAGGTGAACTTGAGTATTGAAGTGAGGTCTAATAGGCTGCCTAAGGATGTTCAAATTGGTGGTTTAGGGAGTGAGATTAATTCTGGATATTTGAACATTAGCAGCTATGCAAAGATTAGTGGGAGAGTGCATCTGATGAATATcatgaagaagaggaagactaTTGATATGAATTGCACCATGGTTCTTGTTTTGAAGAATAAGACAGTTAAGGATTTAGTATGCAAATAA
- the LOC126598823 gene encoding uncharacterized protein LOC126598823: MAEKVVAEKYHQLEPATGHSGGDHEASATTQSEELKRQKRIKMYKYIGIFIVFQIVVMSVFGMTVMKVKSPKIRLGNIYVLSLNSVPAAPSFDMSFVTQIRVRNLNWGTFKFDAGMATFMYQGVPVGQVAIPNSKVRMRSTKKIDVVVSVNSAALPSNSALGSELSNGLLMLSSQAKLSGKVKLMMIMKKNKSAEMSCSMVFNLAAKSVQNLDCN; encoded by the coding sequence atggctgAGAAAGTAGTAGCTGAGAAGTACCACCAGTTGGAACCAGCAACTGGGCACTCCGGAGGTGATCATGAAGCTTCAGCCACAACGCAATCGGAGGAGCTCAAACGCCAGAAGAGAATTAAGATGTACAAATACATTGGCATTTTCATCGTCTTTCAAATCGTAGTCATGAGTGTTTTTGGGATGACTGTGATGAAAGTTAAGTCTCCGAAAATCAGGTTGGGCAACATATATGTCCTCAGTCTCAACTCCGTCCCAGCAGCACCTTCATTCGACATGAGCTTCGTAACCCAAATCAGAGTCAGGAACTTAAACTGGGGTACCTTTAAGTTTGATGCCGGCATGGCCACGTTTATGTACCAAGGTGTGCCTGTTGGGCAAGTTGCTATTCCGAATAGCAAAGTCCGAATGCGATccacaaaaaaaattgatgttgtGGTGAGCGTGAATTCTGCAGCATTGCCGAGCAACTCTGCTCTTGGAAGTGAGTTGAGCAATGGGCTGCTGATGTTGAGCAGTCAAGCCAAGTTGAGTGGAAAGGTTAAGTTGATGATGATcatgaagaaaaacaagtctgCTGAAATGAGCTGCTCTATGGTGTTTAATTTGGCAGCAAAGTCTGTCCAAAATTTGGACTGTAACTGA